One segment of Macrotis lagotis isolate mMagLag1 chromosome 1, bilby.v1.9.chrom.fasta, whole genome shotgun sequence DNA contains the following:
- the DUSP26 gene encoding dual specificity protein phosphatase 26, with the protein MCPGNWLWASMTFMARFSRGGSRSPARAGGHLEDTAPVQHPLLSVFELERLLFTGKTACNHADEVWPGLYLGDQDIAANRRELSRLGITHVLNASHSKWRGTPEAYEGLGIRYLGVEAHDSPAFDMSIHFQPAADFIHRALSRPGGKILVHCAVGVSRSATLVLAYLMLYHQLTLVEAIKTVKDHRGIIPNRGFLRQLLALDRRLRQSREA; encoded by the exons ATGTGTCCTGGCAACTGGCTGTGGGCTTCTATGACGTTCATGGCCCGATTTTCCCGGGGTGGCTCCCGGTCACCTGCCCGGGCTGGGGGGCACTTGGAGGACACAGCCCCTGTTCAGCATCCTCTCCTCAGTGTCTTTGAATTGGAGAGGCTCCTCTTCACCGGCAAGACCGCCTGTAACCATGCAGATGAAGTCTGGCCAGGCCTCTACCTTGGAGACCA AGACATAGCTGCTAACAGACGGGAGCTGAGTCGCCTGGGCATCACCCATGTGCTTAATGCCTCCCACAGTAAGTGGAGAGGAACCCCTGAGGCCTATGAAGGGCTGGGAATCAGATATTTGGGTGTGGAGGCCCATGATTCACCTGCCTTTGACATGAGTATCCACTTCCAACCGGCTGCTGATTTTATCCACAGAGCACTGAGCAGGCCAGGAG GAAAAATCTTGGTGCATTGTGCAGTAGGTGTGAGCCGCTCAGCCACCCTGGTCCTGGCCTACCTCATGCTTTACCACCAGCTCACCCTTGTGGAAGCCATTAAGACCGTCAAGGACCATCGAGGCATCATTCCCAACAGGGGTTTTCTGAGACAGCTCCTTGCCCTGGACCGCAGGTTGCGGCAGAGCCGGGAGGCATGA